The Hydrogenobacter thermophilus TK-6 genome window below encodes:
- a CDS encoding sigma-54-dependent transcriptional regulator, whose translation MRLLIVEDEEDLGNLLKEYFEERNYKVWLAKDGKSALEYAEKYAFDLILLDLFLPDIDGMYLLEKIKALQSLSEVIVLTGHGTVKTAVEAMKRGAYDFLTKPCTLGEVEATLEKAYQSLIIKRENSLMRKERDLKQEGYIFESVKMREILKQVEKIACSDCPLLIVGETGVGKEVVARLVHSMSDRSSKPFIAINIASIPSDLLEAELFGHERGAFTGASSAKEGFFELADGGVLFLDEISEIDLSLQAKLLRAIETKKFYRVGGRKEIESDVRVITATNRDPRKLVKDGKLREDLYFRLNTFELHIPPLRERREDIIPLAQHFLRLYATKYSKNIKGFTQEAKKLLLSYNYPGNVRELRNIVERVCLLCEGEYVNEEDLNFLNYEEHKLLKDFERRKIEEVLREVNYNKRLASEILGIPLRTLYRKIERYGIKEEL comes from the coding sequence ATGAGACTTTTGATAGTGGAAGATGAGGAAGATTTAGGCAATCTCCTCAAAGAGTATTTTGAGGAGAGGAATTACAAGGTTTGGCTTGCAAAAGATGGAAAATCTGCCCTTGAGTATGCGGAAAAGTATGCCTTTGACCTTATCTTACTTGATCTTTTTCTCCCTGACATAGATGGCATGTACCTTCTTGAAAAGATAAAAGCTTTACAGAGTCTCTCTGAGGTGATTGTGCTAACTGGACACGGCACTGTAAAGACTGCTGTGGAAGCTATGAAGAGAGGTGCCTACGACTTTTTAACAAAGCCCTGCACGCTGGGAGAAGTGGAAGCTACGCTTGAGAAGGCTTACCAATCCCTAATTATCAAGAGGGAAAATAGCCTCATGAGGAAAGAAAGGGACCTAAAGCAGGAGGGTTATATTTTTGAAAGCGTAAAAATGAGAGAGATCCTGAAACAGGTAGAAAAAATAGCCTGTAGTGATTGCCCCTTGCTTATAGTGGGGGAAACTGGTGTTGGAAAGGAAGTTGTAGCAAGGCTTGTACACTCTATGAGTGATAGAAGCTCCAAACCATTTATAGCCATCAATATAGCCTCCATACCCAGCGACCTTCTTGAAGCCGAGCTTTTTGGACACGAAAGGGGCGCATTTACGGGCGCAAGCTCTGCTAAAGAAGGTTTTTTTGAGCTTGCGGATGGAGGCGTGCTCTTTCTGGATGAGATCAGCGAGATAGACCTCTCCCTTCAGGCAAAACTTCTCAGAGCTATAGAAACTAAGAAGTTTTATAGAGTTGGGGGTAGGAAAGAGATAGAAAGCGATGTTAGGGTTATAACGGCTACTAACAGGGATCCGAGGAAACTTGTGAAGGATGGCAAGCTCAGGGAGGATCTGTACTTTAGGCTCAACACCTTTGAACTGCACATACCACCCTTGAGGGAGAGGAGGGAGGACATAATACCTCTCGCACAGCACTTTTTAAGATTATATGCTACCAAGTATTCTAAAAACATAAAGGGCTTTACTCAGGAGGCAAAGAAGTTGCTCTTATCTTATAACTATCCTGGAAATGTGAGAGAGCTTAGGAACATAGTAGAAAGGGTGTGTCTGCTATGTGAGGGTGAGTATGTGAATGAGGAGGATCTGAACTTTTTAAACTATGAGGAGCATAAACTCTTGAAGGACTTTGAAAGAAGGAAGATAGAGGAGGTCTTAAGGGAAGTAAATTATAACAAAAGACTGGCATCTGAAATCCTCGGCATACCACTCAGAACCCTTTACAGAAAGATAGAGAGGTACGGGATAAAAGAAGAACTTTAA
- the mazG gene encoding nucleoside triphosphate pyrophosphohydrolase translates to MDEIKDLLDVVEKIRRECPWDRKQTHESLKKYLLEEAYELMDAIDGGDDKRLLEELGDVLLQVLLHSQIASERKAFSFKDVAVHLKNKLIERHPHVFGEAPAEEVLKSWEERKAENRDSILDGIPKSMPALMRSQKLQDRASLVGFDFENTDQAFEKLQEEIQELKEAVQAGDRENIQHELGDILTAVVELARLLQVDAEIALQKANDRFERRFRYMEQKAKKMGRDLRSMSLKEMDSLWLEAKKLSKDETFDSGR, encoded by the coding sequence ATGGATGAGATTAAGGACCTTCTTGATGTTGTAGAAAAAATCAGAAGGGAGTGCCCTTGGGACAGAAAACAGACTCACGAAAGCCTCAAAAAGTACCTTTTGGAGGAAGCTTACGAGCTTATGGATGCCATAGATGGCGGTGATGACAAAAGACTGCTTGAGGAGCTTGGTGATGTGTTGCTCCAGGTGCTTCTTCACTCACAGATAGCCAGCGAGAGAAAAGCTTTTAGCTTCAAAGATGTAGCCGTGCATCTGAAAAACAAGCTCATTGAAAGGCACCCTCATGTGTTTGGTGAAGCACCCGCAGAAGAAGTGCTAAAAAGTTGGGAGGAGAGGAAAGCCGAAAACAGGGATAGCATCCTTGATGGCATCCCCAAAAGTATGCCAGCCCTTATGCGTTCTCAGAAGTTGCAAGACAGAGCAAGTCTTGTAGGTTTTGACTTTGAAAACACAGACCAAGCCTTTGAAAAGCTTCAGGAAGAGATTCAGGAGTTAAAAGAAGCTGTGCAGGCAGGAGACAGAGAAAACATACAGCACGAACTGGGGGACATACTCACAGCCGTGGTTGAACTTGCAAGATTGCTCCAGGTGGATGCGGAGATAGCCCTTCAAAAGGCAAACGACAGGTTTGAGAGGAGATTCAGGTACATGGAGCAAAAAGCAAAGAAAATGGGAAGGGACCTAAGGAGTATGAGTCTTAAGGAGATGGACAGCCTCTGGCTTGAAGCCAAGAAGCTCAGCAAAGATGAGACTTTTGATAGTGGAAGATGA
- the carB gene encoding carbamoyl-phosphate synthase large subunit, whose translation MKKVLILGSGPNRIGQGIEFDYACVHAIYALREEGIETIMLNCNPETVSTDYDTADKLYFEPIVLENVLEVIRKEKPDGVFLQFGGQTPLKLSLHLKKAGVKILGTEPESIDMAEDRELFRDLINKLGIRQPPSGTVRSKEEAIKIAEGIGYPVLVRPSYVLGGRAMRIIYDEEELLSYLEEAVSVSYERPILIDKYLSDSVEVDVDAIGDGEDYLIGAVMEHIEEAGVHSGDSAACIPPYTLGEQVVKTIKEQSKKIAKALNVRGLINLQFAIKGEDVYVLEVNPRASRTVPFVSKAIGYPLAKIAAKVGVGNKLRQLLPEVFERIKKGDVHIASDFMSADKKLYAVKEVVFPWKRFPEVDPILGPEMRSTGEVMAIDEEFGMAYYKAQLAAGQRLPTKGKVFISVADRDKSKIVDLAKGFKALGFELCATAGTYRFLREHGIEATHVLKVSEGRPHVVDMITNGDINLVINTPTGKKERSDAYYIRRAVLQYDAPYTTTVRGGYAMLSAIECFLSHGGKLRVYAIQDIHK comes from the coding sequence ATGAAAAAAGTCCTCATTTTAGGAAGCGGTCCCAATCGTATAGGTCAAGGTATAGAGTTTGATTATGCGTGCGTCCACGCCATATATGCCCTGCGTGAGGAAGGCATAGAAACCATCATGCTCAACTGCAACCCAGAGACAGTATCTACAGATTACGACACGGCTGACAAGCTTTACTTTGAACCTATAGTGCTTGAAAATGTTCTTGAAGTGATAAGAAAGGAAAAGCCTGACGGTGTATTTTTGCAATTTGGTGGGCAAACTCCTCTAAAGCTCTCATTGCATCTGAAAAAGGCAGGTGTAAAAATCTTAGGAACTGAGCCTGAGAGTATAGATATGGCAGAGGACAGAGAACTTTTCAGAGATCTTATCAACAAGCTGGGTATAAGACAGCCTCCCAGCGGTACGGTAAGGTCAAAGGAAGAAGCCATCAAAATAGCGGAAGGCATAGGATACCCCGTTTTGGTGAGACCTTCTTATGTTCTGGGTGGGAGAGCTATGAGGATAATTTACGATGAGGAGGAGCTTTTAAGCTACCTTGAGGAGGCGGTAAGCGTAAGTTACGAAAGACCCATACTGATAGACAAATACTTATCCGACAGTGTAGAGGTAGATGTTGATGCCATAGGCGACGGTGAGGATTACCTTATAGGTGCGGTTATGGAACACATAGAGGAGGCGGGAGTTCACTCAGGAGATAGCGCCGCTTGCATACCACCTTATACCCTCGGAGAGCAGGTGGTCAAGACTATAAAGGAGCAGTCCAAAAAAATAGCAAAGGCGCTGAATGTAAGAGGTCTTATAAACTTACAGTTTGCTATAAAGGGGGAAGATGTGTATGTGCTTGAGGTGAATCCAAGAGCTTCTCGGACTGTCCCCTTTGTCAGCAAAGCCATAGGTTATCCCCTTGCTAAGATAGCAGCCAAGGTAGGTGTAGGAAATAAACTCAGACAGCTCTTGCCAGAAGTCTTTGAGAGGATAAAAAAAGGTGATGTTCATATAGCCAGCGATTTTATGAGTGCGGATAAAAAGCTGTATGCGGTAAAAGAGGTGGTCTTTCCATGGAAGAGATTTCCAGAAGTTGACCCTATACTTGGACCAGAGATGAGAAGTACGGGAGAGGTTATGGCCATAGATGAAGAGTTTGGCATGGCATACTATAAGGCTCAACTTGCCGCGGGACAGAGGCTACCTACGAAAGGTAAAGTATTTATAAGCGTCGCAGATAGAGATAAATCCAAGATAGTTGACCTTGCTAAAGGTTTTAAGGCTTTGGGCTTTGAGCTTTGCGCCACCGCTGGCACTTACAGGTTCTTAAGAGAGCATGGTATAGAAGCAACCCATGTGCTTAAGGTGTCCGAGGGAAGACCCCATGTGGTGGATATGATAACTAATGGAGACATAAACTTAGTGATAAACACGCCTACAGGTAAGAAAGAGAGAAGCGATGCCTATTACATAAGGAGGGCTGTTCTGCAGTACGATGCGCCTTACACCACAACAGTACGGGGAGGTTATGCCATGCTCTCAGCTATAGAGTGTTTTCTTAGCCACGGAGGAAAGCTGAGAGTTTATGCCATTCAGGATATACATAAATGA